CTTGGGGAGACTCAGTCCGGAGTAGCTGTCCTTGAGCGGTTTCTCCGTGCACACCGGCACTCCGCCCAGGACGTCCACGGTGCTCATGAAGCTGGTGAAGTCGACCTCCAGGTAGTGGTCGACGTGCACGTTCGTCATTTTTTCGACCGTACGTACGGTCAGCGCCGGGCCGCCCGCCGTGTAGGCGGCGTTGAGTTTGGCCGGGCGGGCGGGCAGGACCTTGCCGGTGGCGCGGTCCTGGTGCGCCGGCAGCTCCGTGTACGAGTCGCGCGGCAGGCTCACCACGCTGGCGCGCTTCCGGTCGGCGGACAGGTGCACCAGCATCAGAGTGTCCGTGCACTCACAGGCCGCGCCGCCCAGTTTGTACTTCTTCTTCTGCTCCGTCGAGATCTTGTCGCGCCGGTCGGTGCCGACGACGAGGACGTTGGAGCCGTCGGTGTCCCGCGGCCGGTCCGTGAGTCCGTGGAAGGGGTCGACCCTGCGGACGTCCGAGTTCAGCTCCTTCACCATGGCGTGCCCCACCCCGCTCGCGGTCAGCAGCAGCAGGGAGGTCGCGATGGTGATCCGTCTGCCCCAGCGTGGACGGCCCTTCTCCCGGCCCCGCCCGCCGGGGCCGGCGCCCGGGTCGCCGCCCGGACCACCCCCGCCGCCGGTGCGGCTGCGGGGTGCCGCAGCCGCGGGGCCGGGGGGACCGGGGGACTGGCCACGCTCGGGCAAAAGAGGTCCACCTTCCCGGACGGGGACCTACCGGACTGTGCGTGCGGTGACGTCCCGATTACGTATGGTCTCCGAACGGTAAGCCGATACGATCTCCGGATCGCGCACACACGCCGTTCGGCCGCAGGTCGGTACTCGCGCGGCGTCGGGCCGTACGGAGCGTTCCCCCGATCGCGGTAACGTGAGGCCCGTGACTCGCGTGACTCAAAGCCCGTCTGCGGGCTCCTCCCCCGACGCCGCCCCGGCCCCCGTATCCGTGATCATGCCGGTCCTCAACGAGGAACGGCACCTGCGCAGCTCCGTGGAGCACATCCTGGAGCAGCGCTACGACGGGGAGCTGGAGGTCGTCATCGCGCTGGGTCCCTCCACGGACCGCACGGACGAGATCGCCGCCGAGCTGACCGCCGAGGACCCGCGCGTGCGCACCGTGCCGAACCCCACGGGGCGCACCCCGGCCGGGCTCAACGCCGCGATCAAGGCTTCCCGGCATCCGGTCGTCGTCCGGGTCGACGGCCACGGCATGCTCTCCGGTGACTACATCGCCACCGCCGTGCGGCTCCTCGAGGAGACCGGCGCCGCCAATGTCGGCGGTGTCATGCACGCCGAGGGGGAGAACGCCTGGGAGCACGCCGTCGCCGCCGCCATGACCTCGAAGATCGGCGTGGGCAACGCAGCCTTCCACACCGGCGGCGCGGCGAGCGAGGCCGAGACGGTCTACCTGGGCGTCTTCCGCCGCGAGGTGCTGGAGCAGCAGGACGGCTACAACGAGGAGTTCATCCGCGCCCAGGACTGGGAGCTGAACTTCCGCATCCGCGAGGCCGGGGGTCTGGTCTGGTTCTCGCCCGACCTGCGGGTCTCCTACCGCCCCCGGCCGAGCGTCCGGGCGCTGGCCAAGCAGTACCGGAACTACGGCCGTTGGCGCCATGTCGTGGCCCGCTACCACTCGGGCTCGATCAACATGCGCTACCTCGCCCCGCCGGTCGCCGTGTGCGCCATCGCCGCGGGCCTCGTGGTGGGCGCCGCCGTCACTCCGTGGGGCTTCGTGGTGCCCGGCGCCTATCTGGCGGCCATCACCGCCGGCTCGCTGCCCGCGGGAAAGGGGCTGCCGCTGAAGGCGCGGGCGCAGATCCCGGTGGCGCTGGCGACCATGCACATGTCGTGGGGCTGGGGTTTCCTGACGAGCCCGAAGAAGCTGGCCAGGAAGGTCATCGCGAGCCGCCGCGAGCCGGTGCGGGCCGCCCCGGCCACCCAGTAGGTTCAGCTGCCTCTTCCAAGGCCGTGGCAAGGGGCACCGGTAAGGCACATGCGTAAGGGGCGCCCTCTCAGGAGGGCGCCCCTTACGCATGCGCGGATTCCGTCAGACCGGCTGCCGCCAGGTCACCAGGTGGAGTTCGGGTTGACCTTCATGCACGCCTTCTTGTCGTTCCCGTTCAGCGCGTCGGCACTGTCCGGAGTCTTGTCGCTCTCCTGGTCCCCGCCCTTGCCGGCGCCCTTGTCGCCCTTCGGGTAGACATCGCCCTCGCGCCAGTCGGTGCCCACGACGAGGGTGACCTGATCGACGCCCGAGGAGTGCTTGACCAGCCGTTCGGGGATGCCCAGGCTCTTGGCCACGGCCAGCGCGTCGCCCCGCTGCTGCTCGGTCGGGTACGTGATCGTCGAGTCCGCCTGCGACTTGGGCGTGCTGTCGGTCGCCGCCTGGCTGAAGCCCTTGCGCGTGAGCACCCCGGCGACGGCGCCCGCGCGTCCGGTGACGGGGCGCTGGAGCGAGGTGCCGGTGCCGTTCATCACGCGGATGGGGATCTGCGCCTTGGGCTGAGAGGGCTCCGTCGGCTGGGGCGACTTGCCGGCCCCGGGCTTCTTCTTGTCCTTGCCGTCCAGCGCCACGTCCCGGCGCATCAGCGAGAAGACCTGGTCGGAGTCGCCTTCCTTGGGCACGACGTAGGCGCCGCCCTGGCTGTACTCCCAGGGCATCGTCGTCATGGTGATGCGCTTGGTCGGCACGCGCTTGAGGTCGTTGCCCAGGTCGTAGAGCTTCTTGACCGTGCCGATGCCGTTGTCGACGGTCAGCGCCTTGGTGGCCGCCTCCGCCAGGCCGCGCATCTTGCCCGGGTCGGTGAGCTTGGTACCCGCCTTGAGCTGGCGGACCATCGAGTTCATGTACATGTGCTGGGCCTTGGCGCGGCCGATGTCGGTGCCGTCGCCGAAGCCGTGCCGGGTGCGCAGCCAGCTGAGGGCCTGCTTGCCCTGGATGGTGGAGGACCCTTTTTTCAGCTTCAGCTTCGAGCGCGGGTCGTACACGTTGCTGTTCACACACACCGGTACGCCGCCGACGGCGTCGGCCATCGAGACCACACCCGCGAAGTCGATCATCATGAAATGGTCGACCGGGATGCCCGTCATCTCCTCCCAGGTCGCCACGGTGCAGCCGGGGCCGCCGTGCTGGAGACTGGTGTTGATGCGGTCGGTGGTCTTCGGGTACACCTTCCCGTCGTCCGGGTCGGTGCACTTGGGGATCGTCGTCTTGGTGTCACGCGGAACGGAGATGACCGACATGTTGCTGCGGTCGGCCGAGACGTGCAGCAGCATCTGGACGTCCGCCAGCGGTGGCCGCTCGCGGTCCCCCTTGGAGCCGCCGAGTTCCACGTTCGCCTTGGAGGCGCGCGAGTCGGAGCCCAGCAGGAGGATGTTCATCGGGGTCTGCCCGGCGGCGTTGGGGTCCGACTTGTCGAGCTTCTGGTCGCCCAGGTTCAGCTCGTCCTTGCCGAGGTTGTCGTTCAGGTGCCGGTAGTAGAGGTAGCCTGCTCCCGCGGTTCCCAGTATCAGCAGCGCCAGAATGATGACGAACCAACGCAGAACGCGCCGCTTGCGCCGGGGGCGCCTGCGGCGTCCCCTTTCGTCCACCACGTTCTTGTTCCCGTTCTGTTCGTCCCCGCCGTCCGGGGAACTGTCCTGGCTGACGGCTCGACGAACAGCGTCGGCGCCCGGCCCGTGCGGGCCCTGGCTCTCATCTCCCTGACGCGGTGGGTGGCCCTCGTAGAGGCTCTCGTCCCATCCCCGTTCAGCGGCGGAGGGAGCGCCTCTTCGCGCTCCCCTGCCACCGCGGGTGCCGTTGTGCCGCACGGGACCTCCCCGAGTTCCTCAGGTTGTGCATCCTCCGGCCGTCTGGCGGGACGTGCCGGAGGGGTCGATGTCACTTGGCGCACACGTTCTTGTCGTTCGCGTTGACCTTCTCCACTCCGGATGGTGCCTTGTCCGGCGCCTCGATCGGCTCGCCGGCTCCGGAGAAGTCCTCGCCGAGCGTCAACTTCATGCTCTTGCCCGAGCCGCCGTCCGCGGACTTCTTGAGCGCCGAGGCGGGCAGGCCCATCATGTCCGCGAGCCGCGCCGCCTGGCCTTCCTGCGAGGGCGCGAACTCCAGTTTGGTCTCCTTCAGCTGGGGCGCGTTGCCCCCGGCCGTGGCCTTGCCCGCACCCTTGTTCGTGAGCCAGTCGACGGTCTCGCTCGCGGCGCCGGTGGTGCCGCCGCCGTTCAAGACTTCCACGTTCACCTGTGAGACCGGCGCCTTCTTGGCCTTCGCGGGGGACTTGCCCTTGTTCTTCTTCTTCACCTTGGTCATGGACTTGTCTTCCCTGACCATCTTGAAGAGCGGCTTGGCCTTCGCCTCGTTGAGCACGACGGTCGCCGGGTCGTCGGGGTTGTCGACGACGGGCGCGGTGGCGAAGGTGATGTTCTTGACGTTCACTCGCTTCAAGTCCTGCGCCAGGCTCATCAGCTTCTTCACGCTGCCGATGCCGGTGTCGACGGTCAGCGCCTTGGTCGCCACGTCGCTCAGGTCCAGCAGCTTGGAGGGGCTGGTGAGCGTGTCACCGGACTTCATCTTGCGGATCATCGAGCTGAGGAACTGCTGCTGGAGCTTGATGCGGTCCAGGTCGCTGCCGAAGCCGATGGCGTGCCGGGTGCGGACGAAAGCGAGCGCCTGTTCGCCCTTGACGGTGTGTTTGCCGGCCTTCAGCTTCAGATGCGACTTGGGGTCGTTGATGGGCTTGGCCGCGCAGACCTCGACCCCGCCGACCGCGTTGGACAGCTCCTTGACGGCGTTGAAGTCGGCCATCATGAAGTGGTTGATCTTCACGCCGGTCAGCTTCTCCACGGTCCGCCAGGTGCAGCCCGGGTCCCGGCCCGACTGGCCCAGGCTGGTGTTGAACCGCTGGCTCTGCTGGCCGGGGATGTTCTTCTTGGAGCCGTCCTTCTGCTTGGTGGGGCAGTTGGGGATGTCGGTGATCATGTCGCGCGGGATGGACAGCGCGGTGGCGTTGGTGCGGTCCTCGGAGACGTGGAAGAGGAACGTCGTGTCCGCGTGCCCGACGCTGCCCATGTCGCCGTAGCCCGTGTTGCCCTTGCCCGAGCGGGCGTCGGTCCCGATCACCAGGATGTTGACCGGGCCGTCGGTGACGGCGGCGTTGTTCATGCCGACGTCGACCTTGTTGATGTTGCCGTTGAGCCGCTGGTAGAAGACGTAACCGCCCACGCAGCTCGCGATCACGACCAGCCCTACGATGCCGCCGCCCCAGCGCAACGCCTTCTGCTTGCCCGAGAGCCTGCGTTTGGCCTTCCTGCGGCCGTGGCCTCCGCCCCTGCCCTCCGCGTGCCCGGACTTCTCGGCGGCACGTGAGCGTCGCTGTGCGGGCAGCCGGGGCTCGCCGTGGCGCCTGCCGCGCGGTTCGTGGCCCTCGTCGGCGGACGGTTCGGAGGAGGCCGGTTCGGAGGGGGCCGCAGGGTCGGCGCGGGAGGATCGTCTCTGGCGCGGGGCGTTGGGGCGACTGTTGCCGTACTGACTCGGGGAGTCGTCGGCAACCGGGTTCAGTCGCAGCTCATAGCTGCCGGTGCTCGGGTTGAACACCCACTGATCAGCGGGATCGATATCACCCGCGTGCCCACGGCCTTGCGCGTCCACGATTGCGAAAGTCCTCCAATAACCGGCTGCTGTTGCCGCTCCAGGGCTGACCGGAGCGCTCACACTATCCGGCAGGTTCGGCGGCTAGCGACGCCGGTGACAAATTCCACGCGACCCGAAACGGTCAATTCGGCTCATTCTCAGCCTCATTCGGGGAACAGATGTCCCGGGCCGCTGTCGTTCCTCGGTATGTCTGGCCTGCCGGGTCCTTCTCGGCTCCGTCGTCCGGCGTCTCTTCGCCGGTCTTGTTCTTGTCGTTGTTCTTGTCCTTGTCGTTCTTGTCCTCGTCCTTGTGGCCGCCGGATTTCCCGCCTTTCTGCGCTGCGTCACCTGACGGGGACTCCGCGTCAGTGGCGGCCTGTTCGTCGCGCACCCGCACGGTCCGGTCGTGGCGCAGCGTCGCGAACAGCTGCTGGGCCGCGGGCTGCACCAGTTCATCGCGATTGATGTCCAGTTCGTACGACTGTCTGGGCACCGTAAGAAAGCGCACGCCGTCTTCCGGGATATCGCGCACGCTCCGCACGAGTTCGTACAGCTCGGTGAGGGAATCGAGTCCGGAATCGGCGGTCAGCGACGACGTCGCGGCATCCAGGACCGGATAGGCCTTCCCCGGATTCAGCAGTACGCCGTTGCTGCGCATCTTCTTCACAAGAGATCCAAGAAACTGCTGCTGGCGGTCGATGCGTTCCGTATCGCTGCCGTTGCCGAGGCCGTGCCGGGCGCGTACGTAGCCGAGCGCGTCCTCCCCGCCCAGGGTCTGCCGTCCGGCGTCGAGATCCAGCTTGGCTTCCCTGTCGTGCACCGGGCCGGCCAGACAGACATCGACGCCGTCGACGGCGTCCACCAGCTTCTTGAACCCCTGGAAGTCGACGACGAGATGGTGGTCGACCCGGATGTCCGTCATCTTCTCGACCGTCCGGATGGCGCATGCCGTGCCGCCGGTCTGAAAGGCCCAGTTGAACTGCGCGAACCGCTGCTCGCTGGAAGAGCCGTCCTTCTCCTTGCAACTCGGGATGTCCACCATCAGGTCGCGCGGAATGGACACCCCGGTCGCGCTGCGCCGGTCGGCCGCCACGTGCAGCAGGATGGCCGTGTCCGAGCGCTCGCTGCCCTCGTCCCGGCCGTAGGCGCCGTTGCCCCCGCCGCGGTTGTCCGAGCCCAGCAGCAGGATGTTCTGCGCGGTGCTCGCCGCTTCGACCTGCGCGGGGCGCTCCTTCTCGTGCTGGGCCAGCTCGTCGGCCGTGTCGTAGTCGGTGCGGATGTTGCCGTCGAGCTTCTTGTAGAGGGCCCAGCCGGTACCGGAGGCGGCCAGCACGAGAACCGAGGCCAGGAGAGCGGCCCAGCGCAACCAGCGCCGACGGTGGGGACGGGAGGCAGGGGTGGTGCCGGTGGTGCCTGAGTCCTCGTCGGTGGTGCCCGGATCGGTCACGGCTGCGTTGTCCCTCGCGTCTTGGCGGCGACTGGGCGTACGTACAGACGTGCGGGCGCGCCGGTTACGTAGACAGACGCAGGAAACGCCCGCATGGTTGTACGCATTGCCGATCAAGAGTGCGGGTAGTACGCACGGCCGCCGTCGGACGCCGTGCGGCCCGGCCGCCGTCAGCCGGTGGTGTGGGTGATGCGCTCGCTCTCCTTGCGCTTGTCGAGGGACGCGCCGTCCAGCAGCTCCAGTCGGGGCGCCAGCACCACCGAGCCCCCGGCGGCGAGCGGCGCGAGCAGCCCGGCGCTGACGCCCTCCCAGCTGTCGAAGGGCAGCGCCGACAGCAGCCGCGATCCGGCGGCCAGCCCGCGTTCCCCGGCGTCTGCCCGCGCCCGCTCGACCACCTGCGCCCCGGTCAGCCCGGTGCCGTCGGGCAGCGCGAGCGCGGGGGCTTCCGGGTCGACGGGCACGTAGGGCGTGAAACGGTCGCCCTGCCCCGGCACCTCGACGGCGTAGTCGGCGAACCCCTCGGGCGGCTGCGGGAAGCGACCGCCGAGCGGGCGCAGGGCGAGCGCCACCCGCTCGCCCGTGCACGCCCGCGCCGTTTGAAGGGTGTCGGGCCCGCTCACCACGAGGTCGGTGCCCGCGGCGTCCCCGCTCAGGTCGACGAGGACGCCGGCCGAGGAACAGGCGAGCAGCCACACCGCCGTCTGCCAGTGCGCGGGCAGCAGCAGCGCGAGCCGGTCGCCGGGCTCG
This sequence is a window from Streptomyces sp. NBC_01775. Protein-coding genes within it:
- a CDS encoding TIGR03089 family protein, with product MNASDRTPADLLRTALADDPSRPLVTFYDDATGERVELSVATFANWVAKTANLLQDDLGAEPGDRLALLLPAHWQTAVWLLACSSAGVLVDLSGDAAGTDLVVSGPDTLQTARACTGERVALALRPLGGRFPQPPEGFADYAVEVPGQGDRFTPYVPVDPEAPALALPDGTGLTGAQVVERARADAGERGLAAGSRLLSALPFDSWEGVSAGLLAPLAAGGSVVLAPRLELLDGASLDKRKESERITHTTG
- a CDS encoding LCP family protein, with protein sequence MRHNGTRGGRGARRGAPSAAERGWDESLYEGHPPRQGDESQGPHGPGADAVRRAVSQDSSPDGGDEQNGNKNVVDERGRRRRPRRKRRVLRWFVIILALLILGTAGAGYLYYRHLNDNLGKDELNLGDQKLDKSDPNAAGQTPMNILLLGSDSRASKANVELGGSKGDRERPPLADVQMLLHVSADRSNMSVISVPRDTKTTIPKCTDPDDGKVYPKTTDRINTSLQHGGPGCTVATWEEMTGIPVDHFMMIDFAGVVSMADAVGGVPVCVNSNVYDPRSKLKLKKGSSTIQGKQALSWLRTRHGFGDGTDIGRAKAQHMYMNSMVRQLKAGTKLTDPGKMRGLAEAATKALTVDNGIGTVKKLYDLGNDLKRVPTKRITMTTMPWEYSQGGAYVVPKEGDSDQVFSLMRRDVALDGKDKKKPGAGKSPQPTEPSQPKAQIPIRVMNGTGTSLQRPVTGRAGAVAGVLTRKGFSQAATDSTPKSQADSTITYPTEQQRGDALAVAKSLGIPERLVKHSSGVDQVTLVVGTDWREGDVYPKGDKGAGKGGDQESDKTPDSADALNGNDKKACMKVNPNSTW
- a CDS encoding LCP family protein, giving the protein MTDPGTTDEDSGTTGTTPASRPHRRRWLRWAALLASVLVLAASGTGWALYKKLDGNIRTDYDTADELAQHEKERPAQVEAASTAQNILLLGSDNRGGGNGAYGRDEGSERSDTAILLHVAADRRSATGVSIPRDLMVDIPSCKEKDGSSSEQRFAQFNWAFQTGGTACAIRTVEKMTDIRVDHHLVVDFQGFKKLVDAVDGVDVCLAGPVHDREAKLDLDAGRQTLGGEDALGYVRARHGLGNGSDTERIDRQQQFLGSLVKKMRSNGVLLNPGKAYPVLDAATSSLTADSGLDSLTELYELVRSVRDIPEDGVRFLTVPRQSYELDINRDELVQPAAQQLFATLRHDRTVRVRDEQAATDAESPSGDAAQKGGKSGGHKDEDKNDKDKNNDKNKTGEETPDDGAEKDPAGQTYRGTTAARDICSPNEAENEPN
- a CDS encoding glycosyltransferase family 2 protein; this encodes MTQSPSAGSSPDAAPAPVSVIMPVLNEERHLRSSVEHILEQRYDGELEVVIALGPSTDRTDEIAAELTAEDPRVRTVPNPTGRTPAGLNAAIKASRHPVVVRVDGHGMLSGDYIATAVRLLEETGAANVGGVMHAEGENAWEHAVAAAMTSKIGVGNAAFHTGGAASEAETVYLGVFRREVLEQQDGYNEEFIRAQDWELNFRIREAGGLVWFSPDLRVSYRPRPSVRALAKQYRNYGRWRHVVARYHSGSINMRYLAPPVAVCAIAAGLVVGAAVTPWGFVVPGAYLAAITAGSLPAGKGLPLKARAQIPVALATMHMSWGWGFLTSPKKLARKVIASRREPVRAAPATQ
- a CDS encoding LCP family protein, with product MDAQGRGHAGDIDPADQWVFNPSTGSYELRLNPVADDSPSQYGNSRPNAPRQRRSSRADPAAPSEPASSEPSADEGHEPRGRRHGEPRLPAQRRSRAAEKSGHAEGRGGGHGRRKAKRRLSGKQKALRWGGGIVGLVVIASCVGGYVFYQRLNGNINKVDVGMNNAAVTDGPVNILVIGTDARSGKGNTGYGDMGSVGHADTTFLFHVSEDRTNATALSIPRDMITDIPNCPTKQKDGSKKNIPGQQSQRFNTSLGQSGRDPGCTWRTVEKLTGVKINHFMMADFNAVKELSNAVGGVEVCAAKPINDPKSHLKLKAGKHTVKGEQALAFVRTRHAIGFGSDLDRIKLQQQFLSSMIRKMKSGDTLTSPSKLLDLSDVATKALTVDTGIGSVKKLMSLAQDLKRVNVKNITFATAPVVDNPDDPATVVLNEAKAKPLFKMVREDKSMTKVKKKNKGKSPAKAKKAPVSQVNVEVLNGGGTTGAASETVDWLTNKGAGKATAGGNAPQLKETKLEFAPSQEGQAARLADMMGLPASALKKSADGGSGKSMKLTLGEDFSGAGEPIEAPDKAPSGVEKVNANDKNVCAK